The Cylindrospermum stagnale PCC 7417 genome segment CAGCAACAGCAGTGGTTAATTTTTTGGTTATTTGTTTGGGTTGTAGTTGTAATTTTAGTATGCCGCAGTCTGTGGAATAAAAAGTTACCAAGTACAGGTTTGCCACTGATTTATTTGCTCAATTTATCCATACTCCACTTTATTGGAGGACTGATTTACGCCCTACCCTGGTATAAACCCCAGTCTGCTTACTTACTCAATTCCGATTTCTCTTTGACTAATACGTATCTTGGTTTTAACCAAACCGTTTATGGTGTTATCGGATTTGGATTGGGTAGCACTATCCTGGCGCCTTGGTTGCTAAAAGTGCTTAAACCTAGCTGTTTGTCTGAGTTTCATCGCCAACCGAATTTAAAACTTGCCAAAACCTATATTGAACTAGGGCTATTCTTCACTTTTGTCTTGTACCCTATTCTGGCTAAAATTCCTAGCTTCTCTGCTCTATCAACTTCAGGCATCTCACTCTTTATTGTGGGGTTATGCTTGGCTTTCTGGAAAGCTTGGTACATGAGCGATAAGCAAGCCTTTCGACTTTGGCTAGCGATTACCTGCAGTCTGCCCTTATTTACGGTGTTGATTTTAGGCTTTATCGGTTTTGGAGCCGCCGCCGCGTTGGTTGTGCTGATTTTCGTGTTCAATTTTTATCGCCCGCGATGGAAAGTCATAGTCATCGCATTACTGGCTCTAGTGTTTGGTTTATCCGTCTTTGTTACCTATTTCCGCGATCGCAATGAAATTCGGGCGAAAGTTTGGGGTGGACAAAGTGCCTCTTCACGCCTTGAACAGTTTTGGCAAACAGCGAGTACTTTTGAGTTAATTAATCTGTCCAAGCAAGAACATTTAGAAGTAATTGATATTCGGCTAAATCAAAATGTACTGGTGGGGCAGGCTGTCAGTTACATCACCAGTAGTAAGGTTGATTATGCTGGTGGCGCAACGCTTGTGCAGGCAGCAATATCAGTAGTTCCTCGTCTCCTTTGGCCAGATAAGCCAGTAGTAGGAGGTAGTGGAGATTTGGTGAGCATATACACAGGTATAAAGTTTGCTGATGGAACCAGTGTAGGAGTTGGTTCGGTTTTAGAGTTTTATATCAACTTTGGTTCATGGGGAGTAGTTTTAGGATTCGTCGTCTTGGGCACGGTGATACGTATCATCGATATCGTAGCTGGGAAAAAATTAATCTATGGTAATTGGGTAGGCTTTACGTCCTGGTTTTTACCAGGACTAGGCATGATTCAGCCTGGTGGTTCATTGTCCGAAGTTGTGGCTACCACATCTGCATCTATAGTCTTGGTTTCTATCATCAACCAGGTTTACATCAAGAAAGCTAGTCGAGGAGAGAGAATTTCACCTCAGCCGTTTACCTACTATGACTAAAAGCAAGCTCAACTTGACTAGAAATATATAAACAACAAGCTGGAGTTATGCACCAACCTGAATATAGATGCCGCTGCCACCTCTGGCTACCCGACTTATTTAACACTACTGGAGGAATTCAACGTTACTCCACCTTCTGTTTAAAGGCATTCCAAGCTCTCTACCCCAATTTTGCCTACGACATTTCGATTAAGCACGATACTGAGGTACCAGCAAAGTCACCTAATCTATGCTTTTATCCGACTGGCAACTGGCCCTTATCCCTACGCACATTAGCTTTCGCTAGCCAAATAATTAGTCTTGGTTTTTGGCAGCGTCCAAACCTGATCCTTTCCACCCATCTCAACTTTAGCCTGACTGCGTACCTATTGAAACAGCTAATCGGCATCCCCTACTGGGTTGTAGCTCACGGAATCGAAGCCTGGAATATTCAAAACTCGACTCTACAGACAGCTCTCAAGCACGCTGATTTAATTCTAGCCGTGAGTCACTATACTCGCGATCGCCTCCTCCAAGAACAAAACCTAGATCCTGACAAAGTTGTAGTTCTACCCAATACTTTCGAGGTGGATAATTTTAGGATTGCACCTAAACCGACTATCCTCCTAAAACGATATGGATTGAACCCTAAACAGCCTACTATCCTCACTGTTGCTAGGCTTTCCAAAAGAGAGCAGTACAAAGGCTACGACAAAATTCTGACTGCCTTACCCCAAATTCGTCAAGCTATCCCCAATGTTCATTATGTTTTGGTAGGTGAGGGAGATGACCGCTCCAGAGTTGAACAGTTAATTTCCCAATTTCAACTCCAAGATTGTGTAACTTTAACTGGCTACGTTTCTAACGAAGAACTAGGTGACCATTATAATCTCTGTGACGTATTTGCGATGCCTAGCAAAGGTGAAGGGTTTGGTATTGTTTATCTAGAAGCACTTGCCTGTGGTAAGCCTACCCTTGGAGGTAATAAAGATGGGGCGTTGGATGCCCTCTGTCAGGGAGAATTAGGAGTACTTATTGATCCAGATGATACAGAAGCGATCGCCAAGACTCTAATTCAAATAATACAGGGTACTTATCCTAATCCCCTACTCTATCAACCAGAGGCATTGAGAAACAAGGTAATTCACCAATTTGGTTTTGAAACGTTTCAACACACACTTGGCAATTACCTAGAAAATCACCTTCGGTTTATCTAATCTAAAGTATAGAAAAAAGTTTTCTGGAATCAGAAAATTCAAACATCCACCCGCTCCAGGTAGGGCAGATAAATATCGACCTGTATCAAAATGTAATATGAATCTATGTTCGATTTATCTTTTATAAATTACAATACCAATCAAATAGTTAATGAGCTAAAAACAAAGGGATACTTCGTTTTTGAGCAGGCATTGACTACACAGCATGTCGAGGAACTACTTCAAGAAATAGATTTCAATCAGATTCTGCTTAATACCAATGATGTAGGTGTAGTTACGGCTCAAAACATTAAATTCTTAACTCATTGCCTAGCTAAATCTAAAAAAACCTACGATATCATTACATCTAGAAAAATTTTAGATATTTGCCGAGAATATTTTAATGATACTTACAGGATAACTAATCATAGAGTTTATCAAACCTCTAAAAGCTCACATATGCCCTGGCATACAGATAATAATCTACAGGTTGGTAAGCAATTAGTCAAAAAACATAATATGCCTGGCCTATTATTTTTGTTCTATTTATCTGATGTTAGCAGTAATGCCTTTCAATACATTAAGGATTCTCATACTTGGTCTCATAAATATAATAACGAGATTTACCTAAGCGATAGCTTTATTGACGCTAATTATAGCCAAGATATTCTGACATTACCCATGCCTAAAGGAAGTCTGATCTTGTGCGATATTCACGGAATACATAGAGCAGAACCTTTTGAGGATAAAAGTTATAAGCGAACTACCTTGCTATTTCAAGTAGACCAAATTGGTAGTGAAAATTTAGGTCACGGTGAGAAAAATATCGTGAATACTGAGTACCTTGATAATCTTACTCCAGAGGTGATGGATTACCTGGGATTTGGTTTTAAGAGAGATTATCCAGCTTTCCCTAGCACTTCAGGTGCCACTATGAAACCTCAAGATATTTTAAAGTTACAAAAGCAATTATTTCCTCAAACATTAGAAGCCCTTAGTAAAAGTCTCGTTAAATCCGTATTACCTACTGAATTAATAATTAATTTCAAGCGGATTTTATGGAATTTAAAATTGAACCTACAAAAAAAACTAACTGATAGTTTTTAAATAGCTTGTAATTATGTTCAATTCGTAAATTAATCTCAAACTAAATATATCACAATAAATGAAAATTTTACTGGTAGGTAATTACCAAATAGATGCAATCCAAAGTATGGATATATTTGCTTCCATGTTGGAAAAATACTTAATCCAGTCTGGGCATCAAGTGCGTATTATCCGTCCAAAAAGCTGGATGGGAAGGCTTATTTTATTACCAAATCTATTAAAAAAATGGTTAGGCTATATTGATAAATTGATTTTGTTTCCAGCGCAACTGCGTCAAGCATTATCTTGGGCGGATGTAGTTCATATATGCGATCATGGTAATGCAGTTTATACAAAATATTTGCAAAATATACCTCATATCGTCACTTGCCACGATTTATTATCAGTTCGTTCTGGTTTGGGAGAATTTCCAGAATATCGAACTGGATGGACTGGAAAAATATTGCAGCAAATGATGATGAATGGACTTAAAAAAGCGCAAAAAATTGCTTGTGTTTCAGAGCAAACTAGACGTGACTTATTACGTCTCTCTTCTCTACCTGAAAGCGCTATATCTTTAATTTATATGGGTTTAAACTATCCTTATACCCCTATGACGTCTAGAGAATATAAACAACATTTAGAAGCTTTGAAAGTTCCCCATGATTGCCCATTCATTCTTCATGTAGGTGCAAATCATTGGTACAAAAATCGTCTGGGAGTTTTATCAATTTTTTATCATCTGCTGCAACTGAGACCACCAGATTTTTACTTGGTCATGGTTGGTAAACCCCTAACTGATGAAATGCATAAGTTCATTAATATGCATAACCTGACTCACAAGGTAATAGAGTTAGTAGGAGTTGATAACG includes the following:
- a CDS encoding glycosyltransferase family 4 protein; this translates as MKILLVGNYQIDAIQSMDIFASMLEKYLIQSGHQVRIIRPKSWMGRLILLPNLLKKWLGYIDKLILFPAQLRQALSWADVVHICDHGNAVYTKYLQNIPHIVTCHDLLSVRSGLGEFPEYRTGWTGKILQQMMMNGLKKAQKIACVSEQTRRDLLRLSSLPESAISLIYMGLNYPYTPMTSREYKQHLEALKVPHDCPFILHVGANHWYKNRLGVLSIFYHLLQLRPPDFYLVMVGKPLTDEMHKFINMHNLTHKVIELVGVDNENLRALYSAATALMFPSFYEGFGWPIIEAQACGCPVFTSNRAPMNDVGGEAAIYIEPDKPKETAKKILDEVPKLETIKSKGFVNYQRFPAVQMISEYINLYCQAIEEKYPQ
- a CDS encoding phytanoyl-CoA dioxygenase family protein gives rise to the protein MFDLSFINYNTNQIVNELKTKGYFVFEQALTTQHVEELLQEIDFNQILLNTNDVGVVTAQNIKFLTHCLAKSKKTYDIITSRKILDICREYFNDTYRITNHRVYQTSKSSHMPWHTDNNLQVGKQLVKKHNMPGLLFLFYLSDVSSNAFQYIKDSHTWSHKYNNEIYLSDSFIDANYSQDILTLPMPKGSLILCDIHGIHRAEPFEDKSYKRTTLLFQVDQIGSENLGHGEKNIVNTEYLDNLTPEVMDYLGFGFKRDYPAFPSTSGATMKPQDILKLQKQLFPQTLEALSKSLVKSVLPTELIINFKRILWNLKLNLQKKLTDSF
- a CDS encoding glycosyltransferase codes for the protein MHQPEYRCRCHLWLPDLFNTTGGIQRYSTFCLKAFQALYPNFAYDISIKHDTEVPAKSPNLCFYPTGNWPLSLRTLAFASQIISLGFWQRPNLILSTHLNFSLTAYLLKQLIGIPYWVVAHGIEAWNIQNSTLQTALKHADLILAVSHYTRDRLLQEQNLDPDKVVVLPNTFEVDNFRIAPKPTILLKRYGLNPKQPTILTVARLSKREQYKGYDKILTALPQIRQAIPNVHYVLVGEGDDRSRVEQLISQFQLQDCVTLTGYVSNEELGDHYNLCDVFAMPSKGEGFGIVYLEALACGKPTLGGNKDGALDALCQGELGVLIDPDDTEAIAKTLIQIIQGTYPNPLLYQPEALRNKVIHQFGFETFQHTLGNYLENHLRFI